The genomic segment TGCTGGTGATTTTTGGCCTGCTACTAATGAAGCCTCGCTTTGAGCTAAACAATTTTTACTACCTGGGCGTAGCCGCCGCGGCAGCGCTGTTTATCTACCAGCAAAAACTCATTCGCTATCGCCAACGCGGCCCCTGCTTTAAGGCATTTTTAAATAACAACTGGGTGGGCCTCGCGGTATTTATTGGTATCGTTTTGGGTACGCTGGATATCCGCTAAAGCACACAGTATGTAAAAATGAACGCCGAACTGTCATAAATATGCAACAATTAATACATTAAATACGCTTGCACGGAGGAGCCCCGGCGGGAAAACAACCGCTCACCGCCGCGAATTACCAGGTAAGGTTCTTCCCTCTTAGAATTTCCGCTCCACCAAAGTTGGATCACAGGCAGGCAATATGACAAGTCGCACCATCCTAATCGTTGACGACGAATCCGCCATTCGCGATATGTTGCGTATCGCACTGGAAATGGCCGAGTACCGGTGTTTGGAAGCGTCGAATGCGCAGGATGCACACGGTTTGATCATCGATGAAAAACCAGATTTAATTTTGCTCGACTGGATGATGCCGGGCACCAGTGGCATTGAGTTGGCGCGGCGCTTAAAGCGCGATGAAGTCACCGCCAATATCCCTATTATTATGCTCACCGCCAAGGGCGAAGAGGACAATAAAATTCAGGGGCTGGAAGTGGGCGCTGACGATTACATCACCAAGCCCTTCTCGCCGCGCGAACTGGTAGCACGCTTGAAAGCAGTGCTGCGCCGCGCCGATCCGCAGTCCTCTAGCCAGCCGATTAAAGTGCAGGGCTTGTGCCTGGACCCAGCCAGCCACCGCGTTACCATCAACGATCGCGAAGTGGATATGGGCCCCACCGAGTTTCGCCTGCTCCAGTTTTTCCTCACCCACCAGGAGCGCGCCTATACCCGCAGCCAATTGCTGGATCATGTATGGGGCGGCAATGTCTATGTGGAAGAGCGCACCGTTGATGTTCACATTCGCCGCCTGCGCAAAGCCCTCACCGTCGACCAGCACGAAAACTTAGTGCAAACTGTGCGCGGCACCGGCTATCGCTTTTCTACTAAAGCGGGTTAAGCTAGCCCCATCTTCGCTTTAGCCCGGTACCGCCGGGCTCCGATTTGCAAATAGGTTCCGCTTTGCTACAGGGATTTCACGCCGAACTCAAACGCCTGGCCGTAGTATTGGCCATCGCTTTTGTCATCGGCCTTCTGCTCGATCAACTTGCCTGGACACTGGTCGCCTGTACCTTCTGGTATATCGGCTGGAACCTGTGGCAGATGCTGCGCTTGAATATTTGGCTACAGGGCAAGCGCAAGGCACAGCCGCCCGAATCCACCGGCTTGTGGGGTGATGTGTTTGATGCCATCTACCATTTGCAACGCCGCCAAAAACGCGAGAAGAAAAATCTGCAGGCGGTTATCAACCGGGTTCAGGAAACTACTTCGGCGCTAAAGGACGGCGTTATTCTATTGGACTGGCGCGGCTACCTCGACTGGTGGAACCCTGCAGCGCAACGCTTATTGGGGTTTTACAATTCCGATCAGGGGCAATCGGTCATTAATTTTATTCGCCACCCGCGTTTTGTGGATTACTTTGAAGCAGGCGACTATGCCGAGCCTTTGGATATACCCTCGCCGCGCTTTCCCGACAAACGCCTGCAGTTTCAAATTACCCGCTTTGGTAAAAACGAACGGCTGATCGTGGTGCGCGATATCACCCAAATTTACCACTTGGAGCAAATGCGCAAGGACTTTGTGGCCAATGTCTCCCACGAGCTGCGCACCCCTCTGACGGTGATTAGTGGCTATTTGGAAACCCTGGCCGACAATAACAGTATTCCCACCTGGGACAAGCCTTTGGAGCAAATGCAACAGCAATCCAAACGCATGTCGCTGTTGATT from the Gilvimarinus sp. DA14 genome contains:
- the phoB gene encoding phosphate regulon transcriptional regulator PhoB, which translates into the protein MTSRTILIVDDESAIRDMLRIALEMAEYRCLEASNAQDAHGLIIDEKPDLILLDWMMPGTSGIELARRLKRDEVTANIPIIMLTAKGEEDNKIQGLEVGADDYITKPFSPRELVARLKAVLRRADPQSSSQPIKVQGLCLDPASHRVTINDREVDMGPTEFRLLQFFLTHQERAYTRSQLLDHVWGGNVYVEERTVDVHIRRLRKALTVDQHENLVQTVRGTGYRFSTKAG
- the phoR gene encoding phosphate regulon sensor histidine kinase PhoR; its protein translation is MQIGSALLQGFHAELKRLAVVLAIAFVIGLLLDQLAWTLVACTFWYIGWNLWQMLRLNIWLQGKRKAQPPESTGLWGDVFDAIYHLQRRQKREKKNLQAVINRVQETTSALKDGVILLDWRGYLDWWNPAAQRLLGFYNSDQGQSVINFIRHPRFVDYFEAGDYAEPLDIPSPRFPDKRLQFQITRFGKNERLIVVRDITQIYHLEQMRKDFVANVSHELRTPLTVISGYLETLADNNSIPTWDKPLEQMQQQSKRMSLLINDLIMLSKLETADTGFNQKSMPLEPLLQTVKSEAWVLASEKQQQLSLHCDEPISIIGNEKELHSAFSNLVINAVKYTPEKGKIAMRLWRSGPSVYFSVTDNGTGFETKHIPHLTERFYRVDASRNSKTGGTGLGLAIVKHVLLRHDAELQINSEVGKGSVFTCVFPANDGRTGLRPADK